In Halogranum gelatinilyticum, the DNA window TTCGACGACGAGATTCACGCCGAACCGCCCGAACGGGGTAACGAACCGCACTGGTTCCGCGTCGCGCTCGGCAGCTATCTCACCCTCGCCGACGGCGACTGGGGCGACGGCTGGCGACTGGTCAACCGCGAGGTCGTCGACGGCGACGTCCGGGTCACTCGCGACGAACTCGAACGCCTGCTCCGGGAGGCCGTCGAACGCCGCGTCGCCGAGGGGCTGCCGTTCCAAGTCAGAGGAACAGCCGGTGGCGACCAACTCGCCGATTCGCTGGAGGAGGAGATCGCGACCCTCCGCGACCTGCTGGCGGACCGCCGTGAGGTCCGGCAGATCGACACCGTCGCCCCCGAACTCTTCCCGCCCTGCATGACCCATCTCGTCGAGCGGGTCCGCCGCGACAACGACCTCGACGCCCACTCGACGTTCGCGCTCACTGCCTTCCTCACGGGTATCGGAATGGACACCGACGAGGTCGTCCGCTTCTACCGTGAGACGCCGCTCGACGAGGAGACGGTCCGCTACCAGACGGAGTATCTCCGCGACGGGTCGGGAGCGCAGTTCGCCGCGCCGACGTGTGCGACCATGCAGGCCTACGGCGACTGTGTGAACAAGGACGAGCGCTGTGAGACCATCGCGCACCCGATGAGTTACTACGAGAAAGCACTGGACGAGGCCGACGAGGTCGTCGACTGGCGCGAGGCGTAGCGTTACCGCGAGAGGACGAGACCGACGACGGCCATCGCGATGACGAACAGGACGATAGCCCCCACGAGTGCGAGCCCACCCATCCCGGCGAGTTCCGTCCCGTAGACGGTGCCGATTCCGATGATGAGTGCGATAAAGAAGCCGACTGCGACGACAGAGACGACAATTTCCTTGAGCGTCTCCCCTTCGATAGCCATGTCCGCGGATTTCCACGGACGTCTTAAAACGACTTCGGTAAGTCCGTCACACGAGAGCGGCCGAAACAGACGAATCGCGGCGTTTCGAGGGCCGCACCGAAGGTTTAGGTGTCTCGACGACCTAGTTCTGACACTTGCGGGGCGACCGCCCCGCATCCACCATGACGCACACTCGAAACACACCAGCGTCACCAGCTTCGGACCGCCCGACGACCCTGCCAGCCGACGGCTTCACCGGCCGCGCGCTCCGCGCCCGGACCGAACCGATGCTCGTCCGCCCGCTCCGTGACGACCGATACGTCGTCGAGACCGAACGCGGCACCTACGTCGTCGACCTCGACGGCCGCTCGTGTA includes these proteins:
- a CDS encoding DNA primase large subunit PriL, which encodes MNPLHARYPFFEGAREAVEASGVALPTLVAEDAPAVERGRERVERALLSGTTASETPREWSVEDELLSYPIARILVSLIDAPAAVRKYAAAEAATAADRFAEDFETDDEGLKSTSQRTVTLDRVLDEFDFDDEIHAEPPERGNEPHWFRVALGSYLTLADGDWGDGWRLVNREVVDGDVRVTRDELERLLREAVERRVAEGLPFQVRGTAGGDQLADSLEEEIATLRDLLADRREVRQIDTVAPELFPPCMTHLVERVRRDNDLDAHSTFALTAFLTGIGMDTDEVVRFYRETPLDEETVRYQTEYLRDGSGAQFAAPTCATMQAYGDCVNKDERCETIAHPMSYYEKALDEADEVVDWREA
- a CDS encoding DUF7472 family protein, which codes for MAIEGETLKEIVVSVVAVGFFIALIIGIGTVYGTELAGMGGLALVGAIVLFVIAMAVVGLVLSR